The Glycine soja cultivar W05 chromosome 6, ASM419377v2, whole genome shotgun sequence genome has a window encoding:
- the LOC114415676 gene encoding transcription elongation factor TFIIS-like codes for MEKELVELYEAAKKAADAAISGDGEHEESRCIDALEQLKKFPVNYKILVNTQVGKHLKVLTKHPRQKIKSFAIDLIEIWKGIIIKETSKNKNGGSDSKDESANREKSKAGKMQKSPSVKIEKGETVKVEKIERNGTSKSSFENMKKVQNDVKNERTDRAASVKMEKIAEEKPISGAKKMSSSSTAPPKLKTMIKSNDATRDKIREILHEALSKVTREADEDLVAVVNDSDPIRVAVTVESVLFEKWGPSNGAQKVKYRSLMFNLKDSNNPDFRRKVLLGVVEPEQLINMSTAEMASEQRKQEYQKITEKALFECERGGQPKATTDQFKCGRCGQRKTTYYQMQTRSADEPMTTYVTCCVCNNRWKFC; via the exons ATGGAGAAAGAGTTGGTGGAATTGTACGAAGCGGCGAAGAAGGCGGCGGACGCGGCCATCTCCGGCGACGGCGAACATGAGGAAAGCAGATGCATCGATGCGCTTGAGCAGCTCAAGAAGTTTCCCGTTAATTACAAGATTCTCGTCAACACCCAG GTGGGCAAACATCTTAAAGTTCTGACAAAGCACCCAAGGCAGAAAATTAAGTCCTTTGCTATTGACTTAATTGAGATATGGAAAGGCATAATTATCAAGGAaacaagcaaaaataaaaatgggggCTCTGATAGTAAGGATGAGTCGGCTAACAGGGAGAAATCTAAAGCTGGGAAAATGCAAAAGAGTCCTTCGGTGAAGATTGAAAAAGGTGAAACCGTCAAGGTTGAGAAAATTGAAAGGAATGGCACATCAAAGTCAAGctttgaaaatatgaaaaaggtaCAAAATGATGTCAAGAATGAGAGAACTGATCGTGCTGCAAGTGTCAAGATGGAAAAGATAGCCGAGGAAAAGCCAATTTCTGGAGCAAAGAAAATGTCATCCAGTTCTACCGCTCCCCCAAAGCTAAAAACTATGATTAAATCCAATGATGCAACACGAGACAAAATAAGGGAAATTCTCCATGAGGCTTTGTCCAAGGTCACTAGAGAGGCTGATGAAGATCTTGTAGCTGTAGTCAATGATTCTGATCCCATCCGTGTTGCTGTGACAGTGGAGTCtgtattatttgaaaaatgggGTCCTTCAAATGGGGCACAAAAGGTGAAGTATAGGTCCTTAATGTTTAACCTTAAGGATTCAAACAACCCTGATTTCCGGAGAAAAGTTCTGCTTGGTGTTGTTGAGCCAGAGCAACTGATCAACATGAGCACAGCAGAAATGGCTAGTGAGCAAAGGAAGCAGGAATATCAGAAAATCACAGAGAAAGCTTTATTTGAATGTGAGCGTGGAGGTCAACCAAAAGCTACAACCGATCAATTTAAGTGTGGCCGATGTGGTCAAAGAAAGACCACCTATTACCAAATGCAGACTCGCAGTGCTGATGAACCTATGACAACCTATGTCACTTGTTGTGTCTGCAATAACCGTTGGAAATTCTGTTAG
- the LOC114415680 gene encoding WRKY DNA-binding transcription factor 70-like — translation MSILFPRSSSAAKRKRVIRELVQGRDYATQLKFLLQKPIGPDGSVSAKELVANVLRSFAETLSVLTSSSEDSTSGHDHDDEVIAQNLVISGEDASQVASINDPSSEDSTESRKGSKDRRGSYKRRKTEQTWTIVAQTTDDNHAWRKYGQKEILNSQFPRSYFRCTRKFEQGCRATKQVQRIQENPDRYNITYIGFHTCKDTLKAPQVVTHSKTWDSFLGPESNVPNEHYSTIGSQSQIVIQEYPNDETDPSDLTDANLWSDLKDFELSNDKPAGLKIAPENADSVYSCTGSRSLDMDFGIFSPHFCSTEDFHFDESQLL, via the exons ATGAGTATTCTCTTCCCAAGAAGTTCCTCAGCAGCAAAGAGGAAAAGGGTCATTAGAGAACTTGTTCAGGGTCGAGACTATGCTACTCAGTTGAAGTTTCTGCTTCAGAAGCCTATTGGCCCTGATGGGTCTGTTTCTGCTAAGGAACTTGTGGCCAATGTGCTGAGATCTTTCGCTGAAACTCTCTCTGTGTTGACTTCTTCTTCCGAGGATTCAACAAGTGGTCATGATCATGACGACGAGGTTATTGCTCAGAATCTTGTAATTTCCGGAGAAGATGCCTCGCAGGTGGCAAGCATTAATGATCCGAGTTCTGAGGATTCGACTGAGAGTAGGAAGGGATCAAAGGATCGGAGAGGGTCCTATAAAAgaag GAAGACTGAACAGACATGGACTATAGTTGCCCAAACTACTGATGATAATCATGCATGGAGAAAGTACGGACAAAAGGAAATCCTAAATTCTCAATTTCCCAG GAGTTACTTCAGGTGCACTAGAAAGTTTGAACAAGGTTGCCGAGCAACCAAACAAGTGCAACGGATACAAGAGAATCCCGATAGGTACAACATTACGTACATAGGCTTTCACACATGCAAAGACACCCTCAAGGCTCCACAAGTGGTGACACATTCTAAAACTTGGGACTCATTTCTTGGTCCTGAATCAAATGTGCCAAATGAACATTATTCCACCATTGGATCACAAAGCCAAATTGTAATACAAGAATATCCCAACGATGAGACTGATCCAAGTGATCTCACAGATGCTAACCTGTGGTCTGATTTGAAGGATTTTGAACTATCCAATGACAAGCCTGCAGGTTTGAAAATAGCACCTGAAAATGCAGATTCTGTGTATTCATGCACTGGCTCGAGAAGTTTGGACATGGATTTTGGGATATTCTCTCCTCATTTCTGCAGCACCGAGGACTTCCACTTTGATGAAAGCCAATTGCTTTAG
- the LOC114415675 gene encoding uncharacterized protein LOC114415675, which yields MKGSCCLANTHKLYSSLPLSNSNNNHIVSCQKGFTFKVRNLGFNVDKSFWSNHVSYVAQKRKGNGSFVVGCASWSLVRELEKELEAEMNTHEETGMAKFKHKCGEGKGVVEMLECLEREAIMGEDVGKEPMDYNRRAQIFDRSSRVFQALKELNNNNSQ from the coding sequence ATGAAGGGTTCTTGTTGCCTTGCCAATACACACAAGCTctattcctctcttcctttgaGCAACTCCAACAACAACCACATCGTTTCATGCCAAAAAGGTTTCACTTTTAAGGTGAGGAATTTGGGCTTCAACGTGGACAAGAGCTTTTGGTCAAACCATGTTTCCTATGtagcacaaaagagaaagggtAATGGTAGCTTTGTGGTGGGATGTGCAAGTTGGAGTTTGGTGAGAGAGTTGGAGAAAGAGTTGGAAGCTGAGATGAACACACATGAAGAGACTGGAATGGCAAAGTTTAAGCACAAATGTGGAGAAGGAAAAGGGGTGGTGGAGATGTTGGAGTGTTTGGAGAGGGAAGCTATTATGGGTGAAGATGTGGGAAAAGAGCCTATGGATTATAACCGAAGGGCTCAGATATTTGATAGAAGCTCTAGAGTATTTCAAGCTCTGAAGGaactcaacaacaacaatagccaGTGA
- the LOC114415674 gene encoding probable RNA-binding protein EIF1AD — MAMRGGRKNLKRATEEKHITLQDGQGIMQVVSLRGANIIEVMDASGNKLLALFPAKIQKSMWIKRGSFVVVDESGKEKALESGSKVACLVSQVLFSKQVRELEKSPAWPESFKSAMVDDSIESTTSQQEHELEGSDDDGLPPLEANTNRIRPAELQADDEDSESSSDTDDD, encoded by the exons atggcCATGAGAGGAGgaaggaagaatttgaagagggcAACAGAGGAAAAACATATAACCCTTCAAGATGGCCAAGGCATCATGCAGGTCGTGTCTCTTCGAGGTGCTAATATCATTGAG GTCATGGATGCAAGTGGCAACAAATTGCTAGCTCTATTCCCTGCTAAAATTCAGAAAAGCATGTGGATTAAACGAG GgagctttgttgttgttgatgaaagTGGAAAGGAAAAGGCTCTTGAATCGGGTAGCAAGGTTGCATGCCTTGTTTCTCAAGTTCTTTTCTCAAAACAAGTTCGAGAACTAGAGAAATCTCCAGCATG GCCTGAAAGTTTTAAATCTGCAATGGTAGATGATTCAATAGAAAGTACAACCTCCCAACAAGAGCATGAGCTGGAGGGGAGTGATGATGATGGACTACCTCCATTGGAAGCCAATACAAACAGGATAAGACCTGCTGAGTTGCAAGCTGATGATGAAGATTCAGAATCCAGTTCAGATACAGATGATGATTGA
- the LOC114415678 gene encoding uncharacterized protein LOC114415678, which translates to MIQKFKPLFSEANSFLLRFWLLQECLLQPSPWLDVNLNEVESASGGGNAPQGGGFDVGGLETEPRW; encoded by the exons ATGATCCAAAAATTCAAACCACTCTTCTCAGAAGCCAACTCATTTTTGCTCAGGTTCTGGCTTCTCCAAGAATGTCTTCTTCAACCATCCCCATGGCT GGATGTTAACCTGAATGAGGTAGAGAGCGCCAGTGGCGGCGGTAACGCCCCACAAGGCGGCGGCTTTGACGTCGGTGGGTTGGAGACGGAGCCTCGCTGGTAA
- the LOC114415672 gene encoding uncharacterized protein LOC114415672, with translation MSGDLAPKLRVVRCPKCRLLLEEPAGCDLYKCGECGTTLQAKKRTNVAANSKSSVQATDATPRNASDHVSEGKQRNNRNHLVPSREDSLKERETSSGECHVDGNAGRGQNENGDQLVPFILSDEGQETESDIYSLSHRRHRVSIKGGSASNKTTHSEIGEINDGNLEEEAEEESVCALDEDGDNDRSALIGVTSEKEITEGDLEGVEGLNNENLSLEGEKEFISDSDGEDDNEEESALAGAILEVEITESDSVGAEDLNDGNLLPEGAEELSSALERKDANNDKSVIVGENLELETTEKNIAEELNDGKLSEGAEHAPDGEDSNNDPSAIEGAKPEVDTTENASTTDRTSREKGNILHVTPDKVEEGTPANPTSSHKQQKKAKKIIHRGSDRVRSVDTTELIDPSSELSGILAGKLPKSPTTRSSFAYDGSLSSYDGMDEPFPIQHSGSFDNTYTNANGVSEGRTRKGKGLVNSIYGGLETQHQSHMSNAKLHAKKDSRGNQNKVVDSTRNGHQRWMGTKRDEFPPKIPLHRSGSHSYYERGSSSNQMHDALYHSSSFLSPDSSEDTDHEKMKLLRMINKLQDQLSRTLYKGGETNGRLPKGVSYKGNHISAYHSHDFGEGRRFSHSLDYPSCDGRCGHGVNWHQRHHKFSRIPYSAEATRNAHHVDHSCYHCFSQERHFSTDMSMSPHVLFQHEGLHGSCSGQDCCSFSHHSYPSSPQWFIASKLPPIYGRKTKSDEQRRRAPDLKKYLREKKNLVAKRHHRPVAGGAPFVTCHKCLNLLQLPADFLLFERACHQLICGECSEVLKFSMHGSHIDFFSPNNAIGPPSSDLNGRSEVISSRNLPSASHANYYHYSATEAISYYDDYGLSISKSYSSEGEPVSLAHSHHLHSGEYANPSVSHGTFEPSTEKENINPRYSSARKGQVETDASAMFSSNMSGSRKMASEMEARPAPKSSSLHLLMGYSSPSQVIRGTRPSVEGN, from the exons ATGTCTGGCGACTTGGCTCCCAAACTTCGGGTAGTTAGATGTCCTAAATGCCGGCTGCTTCTTGAAGAGCCTGCAGGGTGTGATTTGTACAAGTGTGGTGAATGTGGCACTACTCTTCAAG CTAAGAAACGAACAAATGTGGCTGCCAACTCAAAGTCCAGTGTACAAGCAACTGATGCAACTCCTAGGAATGCATCGGATCATGTTTCTGAGGGGAAACAACGTAACAATAGAAACCATCTGGTTCCTTCACGGGAAGATAGTTTGAAGGAAAGAGAAACTTCTTCTGGAGAGTGTCATGTGGATGGAAATGCTGGAAGGGGTCAAAACGAAAATGGTGATCAACTTGTACCGTTTATTTTATCAGATGAAGGACAGGAAACTGAATCGGATATCTATAGTTTGTCACACAGAAGGCATAGAGTGTCCATCAAAGGTGGTTCAGCTTCAAATAAGACCACTCACTCTGAGATTGGGGAAATAAATGATGGAAacttagaagaagaagcagaagaGGAGTCTGTTTGTGCATTGGATGAAGATGGCGATAATGATAGATCAGCTCTGATAGGGGTAACATCTGAAAAGGAAATTACTGAAGGTGATTTAGAAGGAGTAGAAGGGTTAAATAATGAAAACTTGTCACTAGAAGGAGAGAAAGAGTTCATTTCTGACTCAGATGGAGAAGATGACAATGAAGAGGAATCAGCTCTAGCAGGTGCAATCCTTGAAGTGGAAATTACTGAAAGTGATTCAGTCGGAGCCGAAGACTTAAATGATGGAAACTTGTTACCAGAGGGAGCAGAGGAGTTAAGTTCTGCATTGGAGCGAAAAGATGCCAATAATGACAAATCAGTTATAGTTGGTGAAAACCTTGAATTGGAAACCACTGAAAAGAATATAGCAGAAGAGTTAAATGATGGTAAATTGTCAGAGGGAGCAGAACATGCACCGGATGGAGAAGATTCCAACAATGATCCATCGGCTATAGAGGGTGCAAAACCTGAAGTGGACACTACAGAAAATGCTTCTACGACTGATAGGACAAGTAGAGAGAAGGGAAACATTTTACATGTTACTCCTGATAAAGTTGAAGAAGGCACACCTGCTAATCCTACATCTTCTCATAAACAACAGAAGAAagctaagaaaattattcacCGTGGCTCTGACCGTGTAAGGTCTGTGGATACAACAGAATTAATTGATCCCAGTTCAGAGCTTAGTGGTATACTTGctggaaaattgcctaaatcccCAACCACTAGAAGCTCTTTTGCTTATGATGGCAGCCTCTCTTCTTATGATGGAATGGATGAGCCGTTCCCTATCCAACATTCAGGTTCATTCGACAACACTTACACCAATGCTAATGGTGTTTCTGAGGGAAGGACCAGAAAGGGTAAAGGCCTTGTGAATAGCATATATGGAGGCCTTGAAACACAACATCAATCACATATGTCCAATGCAAAGCTTCATGCCAAGAAAGACAGCAGGGGGAATCAAAACAAAGTGGTGGACTCTACAAGAAATGGTCATCAACGTTGGATGGGCACAAAGAGAGATGAGTTTCCACCCAAAATACCTTTGCATCGAAGTGGTTCCCATTCTTACTATGAAAGGGGCAGCTCATCAAACCAAATGCATGATGCGCTCTACCACAGCTCAAGCTTTCTTTCACCTGATTCCTCTGAGGACACTGACCATGAGAAGATGAAACTGTTGAGAATGATTAATAAGTTGCAAGATCAACTCAGCAGGACTCTCTACAAAGGTGGAGAAACAAATGGAAGACTGCCCAAGGGTGTCTCTTACAAGGGAAATCATATTTCTGCATATCATAGCCATGACTTTGGTGAGGGAAGAAGGTTTTCTCATAGTTTGGATTACCCTTCGTGTGATGGAAGATGTGGTCATGGAGTTAACTGGCACCAAAGGCATCATAAATTCTCGCGGATACCTTATTCAGCCGAGGCAACAAGGAATGCACACCATGTTGATCATTCTTGTTACCATTGTTTTTCCCAAGAGAGGCATTTCTCAACAGATATGTCAATGTCACCACATGTTCTTTTCCAGCATGAAGGGTTACATGGGTCCTGTTCAGGCCAAGATTGTTGCTCTTTTTCTCATCACTCTTATCCTTCAAGTCCACAATGGTTCATAGCCTCTAAACTTCCACCAATATATGGCCGCAAAACAAAATCTGATGAACAGAGGCGTAGGGCTCCCGACTTAAAGAAATACTTAAGGGAGAAAAAGAACTTGGTGGCCAAGAGACATCACAGGCCAGTGGCAGGTGGAGCTCCTTTTGTCACTTGTCATAAATGCTTAAACCTGTTGCAGCTACCTGCAGATTTTCTCCTTTTCGAAAGGGCATGTCATCAGCTGATATGTGGAGAATGTTCAGAGGTGCTAAAGTTTTCAATGCATGGAAGCCATATAGATTTTTTCTCACCAAATAATGCTATAGGTCCTCCATCAAGTGACCTTAATGGTCGAAGCGAGGTGATTAGTAGCAGAAATCTACCTTCAGCATCTCATGCCAACTATTACCATTATTCAGCTACTGAGGCCATTTCATATTATGATGATTATGGACTTTCTATCTCTAAAAGCTACTCCTCAGAAGGAGAGCCTGTTTCTCTGGCACATTCTCATCACTTGCACAGCGGTGAATATGCTAATCCAAGTGTCTCTCATGGTACATTTGAGCCTTCAACTGAGAAGGAGAACATTAATCCAAGATATTCTAGTGCAAGAAAGGGTCAGGTGGAGACAGATGCATCAGCTATGTTTTCCTCCAATATGTCTGGATCCAGGAAAATGGCATCAGAAATGGAGGCTAGGCCAGCACCAAAAAGTTCATCACTTCATCTACTAATGGGTTATTCTTCACCAAGTCAAGTGATAAGAGGGACTCGGCCTTCTGTTGAAGGTAATTAA